In Achromobacter pestifer, the DNA window GGACCAACCGTACCCTTGTAAACAGGGAACTCAATGGGGGCGCTGCCATCCGAGAAGGATAGAGTGGCTTTTTTGTCAGACAGGTTCATGTTCATTCCTCTCAATTAATCAGAGCGCGCGCATCTGGCCAATGATGCTCCGAAGCCTGGGCGTGTCCAGCGCGCCCTCAAGCTCTTTGCGGGCCAGCAGCAGATCGAGAAGGTCGTTGTCTCCCATCTCGAAGAGCTGCGTCAATGCGGCCACGTCATCATCGGTAAGCTCAGCCTCGTGGGCATCCAGATACCGGGTGATGATCAAGTCGTTTTCGAGCAAGCCGCGGCGCGCCCGCCAACGCAAACGCGCCCGCTCCAATTCAGTTAGCTTGCTCATCCTTCTTTACACCTAAAAATGCTGGTTTAAAACTAGACCGTACGGCGAACCATCAGTTCCTTGATCTTGCCGATCGCCTTGGTCGGGTTCAGTCCCTTGGGACAGACGTCGACGCAATTCATGATGGTGTGGCAACGGAACAGGCGGTACGGATCTTCCAGGTTGTCCAGACGGCTGCCCGTGGCTTCGTCACGGCTGTCGGCGATGAAGCGGTAGGCTTGCAGCAGGCCGGCCGGGCCGACGAACTTGTCCGGATTCCACCAGAAGGACGGGCAGGAAGTGGAACAGCACGCGCACAGAATGCACTCGTACAGGCCATCCAGTTCTTCGCGCGCCTCGGGCGACTGCAGGCGTTCCTTTTCGGGCGGCGGCGTGTCGTTGATGAGGTACGGGCGAATCGAGTGGTACTGGTTGAAGAAGTGCGTCATGTCCACGATCAGGTCGCGGATGACGGGCAAGCCCGGCAGCGGACGCAGAACGATGGGTTCCTTCAGTTCGCGCAGGTTGGTCGTGCACGCCAGGCCGTTCTTGCCGTTGATGTTCATGGCGTCCGAACCGCACACGCCTTCACGGCACGAGCGGCGCAGGGCCAGGCTGTCATCGACGTCGTTCTTGATGCGCACCAGCGCATCGAGCAGCATCTTGTCGGTCGGCTGGAGTTCGACTTCCAGCTTCTGCATGTACGGGCGCTCGTCCTTGTCCGGATCGTAGCGGTAGATTTCGAACTTGACGATTCTCTTGTTGCTCATAGTGGGCTCAATCCGGACTTAGAAGGTACGCGCCTTGGGCGGGAAGGACTCGACCGTCAGCGGCTTCATCTGCACGGGCTTGTAATCCAGGCGGCTGCCTTCGGAGTACCACAGCGTGTGCTTCAGCCAGTTTTCGTCGTCGCGCGTCGGGTGGTCGTCCAGCGCGTGGGCGCCGCGGCTTTCGTTGCGGGCGGCGGCCGACTTGATGGTGGCGCGGGCCACTTCCGTCATGTTCGCCATTTCCAGCGCCTCGACGCGCGCGGTGTTGAACACCTTGGACTTGTCCTTGAAGTAGATGTGGTCGGCCTGCTTGGCCAGATCTTCGATCTGGGTCACGCCTTCGTTCAGCAGCTCCAGCGTGCGGAACACGCCGCAGTGGCGCTGCATCGAGAAGCGGATGGCGTTGCCGATGTCCTGGGTCTTCTCGCCCGAGGTGCGCGATTCCAGCTTGTTGACGCGGTCCAACGAGAATTCGACGGCTTGCTGCGGCACGGGCTGGTGCGCGTGCTGGCGTTCCGGATGCGAATTGACGATGTGGTTGCCGGTGGCGCGGCCGAACACGATCAGGTCCAGCAGCGAGTTGGTGCCCAGGCGGTTGGCGCCGTGCACCGACACCGCGGCGCATTCGCCGATGGCGTACAGGCCGTTGATGACCTTGTTTTCGCCGTTTACGCGCGACAGCACCTGGCCGTGGTAGTTGGCCGGAATGCCGCCCATCTGGTAGTGGATGGTCGGAACGACGGGGATCGGTTCCTTGATCGGATCGACGTTGCCGAACTTGATGGCGATTTCGCGGATCGAGGGCAGGCGCTTGTTGATGACGTCGGCGCCCAGGTGGTCCAGCTTGAGAACCACGTAGCTGCCGTCCGGACCGCAGCCGCGGCCTTCCTTGATTTCCTGGTCCATCGAGCGGGACACGAAGTCGCGCGGGGCCAGGTCCTTCAGCGTGGGCGCATAGCGCTCCATGAAGCGTTCGCCATCCTTGTTCAGCAGGATGCCGCCTTCGCCGCGCACGCCTTCGGTGA includes these proteins:
- a CDS encoding succinate dehydrogenase iron-sulfur subunit, producing MSNKRIVKFEIYRYDPDKDERPYMQKLEVELQPTDKMLLDALVRIKNDVDDSLALRRSCREGVCGSDAMNINGKNGLACTTNLRELKEPIVLRPLPGLPVIRDLIVDMTHFFNQYHSIRPYLINDTPPPEKERLQSPEAREELDGLYECILCACCSTSCPSFWWNPDKFVGPAGLLQAYRFIADSRDEATGSRLDNLEDPYRLFRCHTIMNCVDVCPKGLNPTKAIGKIKELMVRRTV
- the sdhA gene encoding succinate dehydrogenase flavoprotein subunit — encoded protein: MKSLPRRQFDVVVVGAGGAGMRCSLQLAQAGLSVAVLSKVFPTRSHTVAAQGGVSASLGNMSEDNWYWHMYDTVKGSDWLGDQDAIEFMCREAPNAVYELEHFGMPFDRNPDGTIYQRPFGGHTANFGEKPVQRACAAADRTGHALLHTLYQRNVAARTQFFVEWMALDLLRNEAGDVVGVTALEMETGEIYILEAKTTVLATGGAGRIWAASTNAFINTGDGLGMAARAGIPLQDMEFWQFHPTGVAGAGVLITEGVRGEGGILLNKDGERFMERYAPTLKDLAPRDFVSRSMDQEIKEGRGCGPDGSYVVLKLDHLGADVINKRLPSIREIAIKFGNVDPIKEPIPVVPTIHYQMGGIPANYHGQVLSRVNGENKVINGLYAIGECAAVSVHGANRLGTNSLLDLIVFGRATGNHIVNSHPERQHAHQPVPQQAVEFSLDRVNKLESRTSGEKTQDIGNAIRFSMQRHCGVFRTLELLNEGVTQIEDLAKQADHIYFKDKSKVFNTARVEALEMANMTEVARATIKSAAARNESRGAHALDDHPTRDDENWLKHTLWYSEGSRLDYKPVQMKPLTVESFPPKARTF
- a CDS encoding succinate dehydrogenase assembly factor 2; amino-acid sequence: MSKLTELERARLRWRARRGLLENDLIITRYLDAHEAELTDDDVAALTQLFEMGDNDLLDLLLARKELEGALDTPRLRSIIGQMRAL